Genomic DNA from Hordeum vulgare subsp. vulgare chromosome 2H, MorexV3_pseudomolecules_assembly, whole genome shotgun sequence:
TGATAATCAAATATAGTTTTATATCTTCGGGGTGAGGGGTGGAGTGGGGGTGGGGTAATTTAAATTTGGAGCCCATACTAGAAGTTGAAACATAATTAACGACACCACAAATGATGATTGTGCGCCATTTGTTTGTACCAACCATGTGCTACAGTTAAATGTATGCTTagggaaaagttcaagaaatacgGACAATGGACGTTTTAATTAATCAAGTCTCTGTATTAGTTTTGAAGTCTTATCTTTGTAGAGGTTGAACAATTAAGATGAGACAAGCATTGCATTGCGCACATCTTTCATTACTTATAAATAAGATAAGAAATACAACCAAAAAGTATTTTGATttgatgaatattatataatttGTAGAAGGAAAATGAAGGTGGTACAGAAGGAGCGAAGGACGAGTGTGGGTGggtgtgaggggggggggggaggaaggtGAATCAGCTTATTACTGTATGGATGGAGACCACATGCCATCATGTTCACATTTTTGAACTGAGATAATTATTTGATCGCTTATATTTTTATATTCCTTACATTTTTatattccgtggcaacgcacgggcattaaaCTAGTTTATCATAGCGACACAATGCCTAGCCCTCCCCGCATTTTTTTTACCATGCATAAAACATAATTAATACGTTAGCCGGCACATAAATTTCCCACTTTATATATCGGAGTATACAAATTATTGTATTTGTTTGTAAAATGTAGTTATTACAAACATGCAtagtaaaaaatattttcctgaatTACTAGATTTTAAATTTTTGTACACCGTTTTACTAGATTTTGTATAGAGCGTTACTGGGGGTGCAGAATAAGCTATTCTACACTTACAGCTTGAATAGTGATACCCTATTTATATGCATgtgacatgaacattttttgttgCTAGTTACAGTATTCCTGACAAATAGTTAATTGCTCTTAATCTTGTGTTGTTTTGAAGTAATTATTCAACGGCCCGTGAGAACACAAAAGATGCTGCCTAGCAAGGTGAGCCCCGCATTTGAGGGGCTAGATTTCAACTTTATGATGTAAACAATGTGTTTTTAATTTCACTTTTAAACCTTGTCAATTATATTTATGATCTGCCATGTAATTAGTTGTGCAGATTATTGAGAAAGTGGTGCCTTGTTTGGCTCTTGTTTTAGTAATCCTACATTAATAAGTAGGTGATCCCCACTAAGCTATTTGTGTCAACAGACACACATGTCACATCAACATACAAATGCAAAAGACCCACCTCAACTTACAAACATGCATGACAAAAAGGTCTCCTTATTGAGTAATTAAATAGTAAATTGTATGTATATTTTTCAGTTTCAGACTTTCAGTTCTCATAGTATTAATCAAAATATCCATGATCCATATAGCCAAATATAATTGAAATATATTGCAAGGAAACCCTGAAACAACACATGAGGTATCATCTAGGTCTAGCTAATATAATAGATAGTGCCTTGCCTTGCCGGTCAAGCAGGGTGTTGCTCTACCCTAACTGCATAGTTTGAATAATCTGAGCTTGTTGTCCAACTTAATCATCTAGCCAGGAAACTAATACTAGCTACATAAATATCAGTCCCTCCATCCTAAAATAAGCGACTCAACTTTTTACACTAAATTTAgtatttgagtcacttattttgggacggagggagtacaagagtTGCGCTATGGgcctgctttggatgcatgcgttttaattaagctaactaatcaaGCTGAGCCCACCGTGAAAAAGCCTAGAAATTAAGCGCACGCACGCGTGCACGTGGTTCAATACTATTTTGGAGCTTCTAGGCCCTTTGATTTTTCAGCTGCCGCCTGTATTTTCTACCTTTATTCCTTTTCACGAGTTGGTGCAGGGGAATACAATTCAACACACACATGACCTTAGCTTGACGACCAATCTGCAACGCTCcctacacacaaacacacacacataaaAAGGAAGGAAGGTTCGTCTCTGCTCCGGCTCTCCAACAGTGTCACGAGAATGGTCAAATCAAGCTGAGCCCACTCGTGCGCATTCGGTATCGATCCATCCAACCATGCAACCTGCAGTCCTTTTTACTATTCCTTGTGCAATTCACTCCCTTGGCACCAATCTGCGTGTCGTCTACGACAACACCCGGCTCCAAGAATCCTCTCTCTtgagatctctctctctccctctctttctctatagatctctctctctctcatgagtCATGACGCATGCATGTGATCCGTGGTTACATGTAAGGCGGAGGAAGCCGCCTTGAGCAGACTACGGGTCAAAGTGAGGCTAGATTATCCTAGCCTACTATATAACCCTGGGTGTAACTTGTAAAACTCTTTTCAGCTacttccccccctctctctctctctttctccctcCCCCTCTAGCAGCCATGGAGAATTATCCCATTCTGTTTGGGACGCAGCCCTCATCTTCCACCTCCAACTCATACCACTTCGTGGCAGGAGCGAGCAGCCATCACCATGGTCAAGCAGCTGGCAATAACACCGGCGGCGGCCTCTTCTCGGCGTCCAAGCAGGAGGAGCCCtccgacggtggtggtggcgatgATGGTGCAGGAAGCAGCtcgcagggcggcggcggcgaggccgacgtcgtcgtcgtcgggaagaagaaaggcgagaagagggagcggcggccacggtTCGCGTTCCAGACGCGCAGCCAGGTCGACATCCTCGACGACGGCTACCGGTGGAGGAAGTACGGGCAGAAGGCCGTCAAGAACAACAACTTCCCCAGGTTTGTATTTGTAAATCCGATCGTGCCCTAATAACATCTCATGCGATCGACACCCTCATCAATTGCTGATCCTGACTGATCGACGATCAGATAGATTGTTGTGATGCTTGCTTGATATACTTCTGGATGTTGTTTGGGATTTTCTGGCTGCTGATCGTTTCTCCTTTTGGGTTCTCCTTTTTTCATCTGTTTGGCGTGCAATTCCATGTTTTTGATGGGCATGAAGAAGAAAGTAGGTGAGATGATGGAGTCCCGGTGAATCTTCCAAGCTATGGTAGTGGTTGCTTACATGGGATAACGACATGTCTCATCCTCATCATCTACTAGTCTAGTCTAGACGGACGAAAAAGCTAGCTAAGTTCCACGTGATTTTGATGGGCATCGCCAATAAATAGAGAGCTGATGGCGATCGTATTTGACTAGGAATAATTTGAACCACCAATTAGATAGAGGTGGATCGAATTGAACGCTCCACATTATCTACTCCTTATGTCTATATAGATAGATTATTATCCTAACTAAGTCACCATATTAGCATGCCACCTGGAGCACAAAACACAGCATCTTTGCTGTCTGGCCTTTTCCCCTCTAGGGGCCTGGGTTATGCATATATATTACTACAGGAGTACTAGGCAACCAGGGGGACTGGCCCGTACATTTCCGTGGCTAGCTAGATTTCTTGCATAGCacttcctctgtaaactaatataaacgtgtttagatcactattttagtgatctaaatgctcttatattagtttacggaggaggTATCACACATGAAAATGTAAATGATGCAGCTACGGAAAAAAAAATCTGTGAAGAATAAAATTACTCCTTTTTTATATAAAACCCTTATATATATGTTAATCGATGGGTGGTGTCAGAAAAGTTCGGTCACCCAGATACCTccaaagcaaaatatataacgATATAATTAACATTATTTGTTGCTTGCAACATTTTTCATCAATATTCTCTCTCAGTTCCTATTATCATTTTTTTTTCTCTGATGATGGACATTAATTATATTGTTTTACTTATTCACTTGCTCATCTATGTCAACATAGTTATCGATAGGGAAGCAAGAATAAGTCACATGGGAGTGCTAGATCTTCAGTGTCATCATCTCGGGCGAAGACACGCATGTACTAGAACCTAAGTTCATAATTATTAATTCGATGGCCTCGTTTCCTAGAAACAAATATAATTATCAGTTTATATTGAGTGGGAATTTCTATATATAATACGCAATTTCATTTTGCTCAGCTTCCCCTATCCTGACTTACATTTATAGCATAACTAAAAAACTTATTGTGTACTCAACATGATTTGTTCATTTCAATCTTTGCACAATAGTATTTAACTTCATTCGTATGATATGCCACTTCACATGTATCCCACATTCAAAACAATCTTACTCTTTGCATGTCTTGCACGTGGTCCTCATATACGCGTACACTACTGGATTCTTCAAAATCTACCCTTTCAACCACAGCTCCAATTGCCATAAACTTTGAAAGTGATTGACAATTCGAGCATTACCAAGCTTGATTCTTTAATACTGAAGTAAAATGTCGTTTCCATATAGTTGAATCCACTAAGAGGTTTATACATTTAACAAATCCAAGAATGTCCATACATCTGATGTGTGTTGCTTGATGTTGATCCTTGGTCACTACAGACTCCATGCTATTGAATGGAAATCAATTGTTTGAATATAATTATCAATAATATTTGTATGGAAACTTTTCATAACATACTGCTTTCCCTTGCTTTGTAATGTGTGACTAATGCTTTTCAACATAACCGAATCAACTTTACTACATGCTTggcatgatttttttttcttcttccaaaTTTTGTTGTTGCAGAACAACAATATTTAGCTTCTAGGTCTAGTACAATCTTATCTGTTTAATTCTCAAATGTACTATTTTATTATTGGTTACAACTATCGTGAACTTTGCCAATGACCTGCAATTTAGGCATACCTTAGTTCGCACTTCTGCACTCATGTTAATATCGTTTCCTACATAGTTAAATCCATGCATGTTGATCCTTCTAACTAATCCATACATATTGACACATCTAAGACATGATGAGTTTGGTGTTGGTCCTCTATCACTGCAAACTACATGATACCAAATGTAAATCAAATAGTTTATTTTAGCTTTGTTCCACATTTTCAATTTAATTTGATTGTACATATAAATCCATCCATTCATGGTACAAATTTATTGTGCTTACCCATTTTTACCATAATAATGGAGTATGAAATCAATTGCATATATTTTATTCCTGACAAACTAATCCGTGCCTATTGGGACATATAAGACATGTTGTGTTTGGTGTTGGTCCTCTGTCATTGCAAACTACATGACTACATGATACCAAATCTAAATAGaaattggttctacattttcagTTTTAGCCTAATTGTACATATACATCCTATCACTCGGATTAAACAATTAAATGTGTTTAGCTATATGTGACTATAATAATGGAGTACAAATATCAAATTTAGCTATGTATGTGAAAAGAGTTCTATATTTTTACCTACTTTTCATATATACTACTCTTCTATCAACAAGTTCGTTCATAAATTTAGCTATTTGTGACCCTAATACTAATAACCATATATCTCTACCCATTATTTTGCATGAATTGAGAGAAAAGTACAATAAATATCTCTGAGTCGTTGCCAATATTAATTCTTGCTGGCGTTAGAGGTGATGTTATCCATGTTCTACCATTCGCATACCCAATGTGCTGGTTTGTGATTGATTTGATATAACAACCCTTGTATGAGATATTGATGTGTATGTCTAGTTGTTATTTAATTTTAAATCAAGGACATTACCACATATGATGGAAGGACTAATTCAACATATTTGGATGGACATGGTGgcttgtttgcttttgttttaataataataataatatagatagatagatagatagatagatagatagatagatagatagatagatagatagatagatagatagatagatagatagatagacagATAGATAGACAGACAGACAGACATATAGACAGATAGACAGATAGACAGACAgacagatagatagatagatagatagatagatagatagatagatagatagatagacagATAGTCTCCTTTATGATAAATTATCTAAAATTCATAGGGTTTCACAAGGATTGTGTGACCAGTGCAAGAAATAGATGACTTgtatatatgatgatgcatgtCTTAATTAAATTTAAAGACTTTCAAAAGAATATAATTCTTAAAGCAACAAATATTCATGTCAGACCAAAATATGAGATGAAATGATAACTACCAAATATTTATTAGAATTTAACCCTTAAGAACAACCATTTATCATTGTATATAGGCTTTTGCCAGAACAATTAGATCTTAAAAAGTGGTGATATGGTACATCATGGTAATCTCATGAACAATTATGAACCATCCCAACATATAAAGTATATTAATCTCAACTGAATTGTAATAAATTAAAGCAAGAAATGATGAAATTGGTTTGTTACTAGTTTAATAATTTACTAGTCATATATCTAATCTAAGAACATATACCAATTCATAATTCTTGGATAACTTTTGTGGGCCTCCTTGGGTTGTAAAAGTGAATAACATTGGAAGAAAAAGAGCACAAAATTTTGAGTGGAATGCATTGTGGAACAAAGATAGAAAAATACATAAAACTGTAGGACAAACTAGTAAGGTAAAATACAGCAAGCACCCGTGAAAATGCCTTGATCCTACATAGTATAAGAAATAGGTTTGACTAGATGTTAAAATTCCTGCATGAATGATGTATAGAAGAGCAGTCCATAGAAATTTTGTAGCATTTTTTAGCGCGATAGCCTTTAAAAGAGTACTAACTTTTTTTCACATGCAGGAGCTACTACCGGTGCACACATCAAGGATGCAACGTGAAGAAGCAGGTGCAGCGGCTATCGCGAGACGAAGGTGTGGTCGTAACGACATATGAGGGCACCCACACGCACCCAATTGAGAAGTCTAATGACAACTTTGAGCACATACTCACCCAGATGCAGGTCTATTCAGGCCTCAACAACGTCTCCCAAACCTTTGGCAACCAACACATGTTTCAATGAACATCGCATGCATGGCTGAACAATGCCTATGCATGCTCGTAGAGATTATGTTGATTTGTACATTAACCCTAGACATGTACGTGAAAGAGTAATAAAGCGTGATTTCATAGCTGGATAGATGCAGCTGGTTACTCACACGAGTTTTTTCGTTTATTTGTTGATGGTTTTTTTTCAATTGTAGATGAACTATTATAGACTAATCGATCAATACAAACACATAAATTGTTATCGCCTTGGGGGCATTGTACAATACTGTTGTACAGCTGCTCGTCATCCATTCCAGATATAGTAAACAATCATCCATATCATATCCACGACGCGTAGATGCATGTgtttgttttcaatttttcacGTTAGTATGACTTGTTTAAGTTGTACTTGTTTGGTTGTATTCCTATTTATAGCATTGACCCATATATTCCAATAAAAAATGATGAAATACATATGTGAAAAATCTTGACCAGAATTAATCCATGCACATATACAACATGATGAGGACCCCCTTTTCCTGACCAAAACATACAAAAATGCAATAATTGGACTTGGTGTCGAATATGAGTATAGAGAAAAATTGGGCTGTAATACCGCCCAATTGGGAGGCCCGCAGGTCGTCTCACCTGCAGCCTGAGGCGGTATTAGCAAAGAGGGGTCGATATTGAAGTTGAACACTTGTAATGGGGGCTTAATATAGTGTGGTAGCGAAAAATAACTTGGTAGACTTTTACACGGGGTCAAGGGAGGGGCGGACCCCCCGAGGGCTAGACCGGGTGTGGATGTTGGTCGGGGATGTTTAGTTTCAAAGGTAGCCTCATCGGTCTTTATCACCGTATATATTACATTGACTAGTACACTCGGAAAAACAAAGTAAGGGTTCCAAGAGATGTAGCactcgtcaaattttagaattaaaCCACATCTCATTGTCTACTTTTCTACAATGACCCGATCGCTAAATTCCTAGCAAAAATCCACGGTGTATTCGAGCCATGACTAGGTACTAGGGCCTCCATGGGATGGAGACAGTAGACCGAGGAGAGCTCGCTCGACGAGCGGCAGCACAAGAAACTAGCAATGCCGAGGAGGGAGTGATAAAATGTGTGTTGAGAGGGGCGACATGGCTCGAGATGGAGAGAGGAGCAGCTCGGTGCGTATGGAAATAGACAGGGAAGAAAAGCAAGTGGACGGACTTTACTAGAATTATTATTAATTCATTTTTAGACATAGTAAAATTATTATTAATGGGCTGGTTGTGGTGATCGAGTGGGCTTTTGGTCCTACTACAGAATTACTTGTGGTTATCTGGAAACAAGGCCACAAGTGATGATGATGGGTGCAAACTCGTGCTCCTGGCATACAAAGCAGCGGCACATGATGATGTGCTCCCGTGGGCGTTCACATctcgattttttttcttttactttttcgTTTCGTTTTCTCCATTCTTTGAGGTGAAAATACGCAATTTCGGAATAGGGATAGATGAGCACTTATTTTTGAAAATTAATTATATGCAAAAAGGTTTCATTGTATTTTGTTTTATGAATATGTTCGTTTGTTTTTTATCTGGTCAGATatttatgaaaacatattcatcaaAATTTATAAATTGTTCATTATGAATGTTCGTCACCTATTAAACGATGTTCAACATGTTTAAAAATAGGTTTATGATGTATTTGAAAAAATTCTTCTCATATTTTAAAAATATACTTCATTTTAAAAAATTGTAATCATGTATTTTAAAGCTTCCTTAGTGTATTTGAATAAAAATCATCCTCAATCGAAACATATTt
This window encodes:
- the LOC123431486 gene encoding probable WRKY transcription factor 75: MENYPILFGTQPSSSTSNSYHFVAGASSHHHGQAAGNNTGGGLFSASKQEEPSDGGGGDDGAGSSSQGGGGEADVVVVGKKKGEKRERRPRFAFQTRSQVDILDDGYRWRKYGQKAVKNNNFPRSYYRCTHQGCNVKKQVQRLSRDEGVVVTTYEGTHTHPIEKSNDNFEHILTQMQVYSGLNNVSQTFGNQHMFQ